In Arthrobacter sp. B3I4, the following proteins share a genomic window:
- the polA gene encoding DNA polymerase I — protein sequence MGTRLAPVSETTKPAPSRSAVDTLPAPEPEAAPPAKRPGSPRRAEPVSATEAPVIPITDQPRLLVLDGHSMAFRAFFALPADKFSTANGQHTNAIHGFTSMLINLIKEQKPTHVAVAFDVSDETTHRKAEYDGYKGGRNETPREMSGQIDLIDKVMTAWGIKTIKLPGWEADDILATLAAQGEKAGFEVLLVSGDRDAFQLITDNVFVLYPRKGVSDIPRMDAEAIQEKYFVSPAQYSDLAALVGESADNLPGVPGVGPKTAAKWINLYGGLEGVLENLDAIGGKVGDALRENVEDVKRNRRLNRLRTDLDLPVTLEDLADPRPDEAALEQLFDELEFKTIRTRLFDLYGSEVTEAERETLDIPDFVTPQDAAELRAFLETGAGLRCAVAVDLVPGRIVEDAAALAIVHDNGAAYIDLASQDAAAENVLADWLRDAGAAKVMHGYKGALKALSSRGLALEGVVDDTSISGYLIQPDRRSYELAELAQHHLNIGISKEVAKAGQLELTFDGDDAAAAGELVHVAAVVQALSRYFESELKDRKAQDLLTTLELPVSRVLAGMELAGIGIDMPRMDEQLSDLAKVIDNAREQAFAAIGHEVNLGSPKQLQTVLFEELQLPKTKKIKSGYTTDAASLKNLLEKTGHEFLVQLMAHRESSKLRQMLESLKKSVTEDGRIHTTYAQNVAATGRISSNNPNLQNIPIRSEEGRRVRGIFVVSEGYECLLSADYSQIEMRIMAHLSGDAGLIQAYKDGEDLHRFVGSNIFHVPTDQVTSAMRSKVKAMSYGLAYGLTSFGLSKQLEISVDEARTLMKDYFDRFGAVRDYLRGVVEQARIDGYTATIEGRRRYLPDLTSTDRQLRENAERIALNSPIQGSAADIIKRAMLGVAGALAEQGLKSRMLLQVHDELVLEVAEGERETVERLVTEQMGAAAQLSVPLEVQIGIGTSWYEAGH from the coding sequence ATGGGAACTAGGCTGGCACCTGTGAGCGAAACTACCAAACCGGCCCCTTCCCGATCCGCAGTGGACACCCTTCCGGCACCGGAACCGGAGGCGGCGCCCCCGGCGAAGCGTCCCGGAAGCCCCCGCCGGGCGGAGCCGGTTTCCGCCACAGAGGCACCCGTCATTCCGATCACCGACCAGCCGCGCCTGCTGGTGCTGGACGGGCACTCGATGGCCTTCCGTGCCTTCTTCGCGCTTCCGGCAGACAAATTCTCGACCGCCAACGGGCAGCACACCAACGCCATCCACGGCTTCACGTCGATGCTGATCAACCTGATCAAGGAACAGAAACCGACGCACGTGGCGGTGGCCTTCGACGTGTCGGATGAGACCACGCACCGGAAGGCCGAGTACGACGGCTACAAGGGCGGCCGCAACGAGACCCCGCGGGAGATGAGCGGACAGATCGACCTGATCGACAAGGTCATGACGGCGTGGGGCATCAAGACCATCAAGTTGCCCGGCTGGGAAGCCGACGACATTCTGGCCACGCTCGCCGCCCAGGGTGAGAAGGCCGGCTTTGAAGTGTTGCTGGTCTCCGGCGACCGCGACGCCTTCCAGCTGATCACCGACAACGTGTTCGTGCTCTATCCACGGAAGGGCGTCAGCGACATCCCGCGGATGGACGCCGAGGCCATCCAGGAGAAGTACTTCGTCAGCCCGGCCCAGTACTCCGACCTCGCCGCCCTGGTGGGCGAGAGCGCGGACAACCTTCCGGGCGTCCCCGGCGTCGGGCCCAAAACGGCGGCGAAGTGGATCAACCTGTACGGCGGTCTGGAGGGGGTGTTGGAAAACCTGGACGCCATCGGCGGGAAGGTCGGGGATGCCCTCCGCGAAAACGTCGAGGACGTCAAGCGCAACCGGCGGCTCAATAGGCTCCGCACCGACCTCGACCTGCCCGTCACGCTGGAGGACCTCGCGGATCCGCGGCCGGACGAGGCCGCGCTCGAGCAACTCTTTGACGAACTTGAATTCAAGACCATCCGGACCAGGCTTTTCGACCTTTACGGCAGTGAAGTCACGGAAGCTGAGCGGGAGACCCTCGACATCCCTGACTTTGTCACGCCGCAGGACGCCGCCGAGCTGCGCGCTTTCCTCGAGACCGGCGCCGGGCTGCGCTGCGCTGTCGCCGTCGACCTGGTGCCGGGCCGGATAGTCGAGGACGCCGCCGCGCTGGCTATCGTCCACGACAACGGTGCGGCCTACATCGACCTCGCAAGCCAGGATGCTGCCGCCGAGAACGTCCTCGCCGACTGGCTGCGGGATGCCGGTGCGGCCAAGGTCATGCACGGCTACAAAGGGGCCCTGAAAGCGTTGTCCAGCCGCGGACTGGCGCTGGAGGGCGTAGTTGATGACACGTCCATCTCGGGCTACCTCATCCAGCCCGACCGCCGCAGCTACGAACTCGCCGAACTGGCGCAGCACCACCTCAACATCGGCATCTCCAAGGAGGTCGCGAAGGCCGGGCAACTTGAGCTGACGTTCGACGGCGACGACGCCGCCGCCGCGGGCGAGCTGGTCCACGTCGCCGCCGTCGTGCAGGCCCTCAGCCGTTACTTCGAATCCGAGCTCAAGGACCGCAAGGCCCAGGACCTGCTGACCACCCTGGAACTGCCGGTCAGCCGGGTCCTTGCCGGCATGGAACTCGCCGGTATCGGCATCGATATGCCGCGGATGGACGAGCAGCTCTCGGACCTCGCCAAGGTCATCGACAACGCCCGCGAGCAGGCCTTCGCCGCGATCGGGCACGAGGTGAACCTCGGTTCGCCCAAGCAACTGCAGACAGTCCTGTTCGAGGAGCTGCAGCTGCCCAAGACGAAGAAAATCAAGTCCGGTTACACCACCGACGCCGCCTCGCTCAAGAACCTGCTGGAAAAGACCGGGCACGAGTTCCTCGTCCAGCTGATGGCGCACCGGGAATCATCCAAGCTGCGCCAGATGCTGGAGTCGCTGAAGAAATCCGTCACCGAAGACGGCCGGATCCACACCACCTACGCGCAGAACGTTGCAGCCACGGGCCGGATCTCCTCCAACAATCCCAACCTGCAGAACATCCCGATCCGCAGTGAGGAAGGCCGCCGGGTCCGCGGTATTTTCGTCGTCAGCGAGGGCTACGAGTGCCTGCTGTCCGCGGACTATTCGCAGATTGAAATGCGCATCATGGCCCACCTCTCCGGCGACGCCGGCCTGATCCAGGCGTACAAGGACGGCGAAGACCTGCACCGGTTCGTGGGCTCGAATATCTTCCACGTGCCCACCGACCAGGTCACCAGCGCCATGCGCTCCAAGGTCAAGGCCATGTCCTACGGCCTCGCCTACGGCCTGACCTCCTTCGGCCTGTCCAAGCAGCTGGAGATTTCCGTTGACGAGGCGCGGACCCTGATGAAGGACTACTTCGACCGGTTCGGCGCCGTCCGCGACTACCTCCGCGGTGTCGTGGAGCAGGCCAGGATCGACGGTTACACCGCCACCATCGAGGGACGACGGCGCTACCTGCCAGACCTGACGAGCACCGACCGGCAGCTGCGCGAGAACGCGGAGCGCATTGCCCTGAACTCGCCGATCCAGGGGTCCGCCGCTGACATCATCAAACGGGCCATGCTCGGCGTGGCCGGCGCGCTGGCCGAACAGGGGCTGAAATCGCGGATGCTGCTGCAGGTCCATGATGAACTGGTCCTCGAAGTCGCCGAGGGCGAACGAGAGACGGTCGAGCGGCTCGTCACGGAGCAGATGGGCGCCGCAGCGCAGCTGTCGGTTCCGCTTGAAGTCCAGATCGGTATCGGCACCAGCTGGTACGAGGCCGGGCACTAA
- a CDS encoding DUF1810 domain-containing protein, with protein sequence MDDPFELSRFTEAQDSTGTYQRALSELQSGSKRSHWMWFVFPQIAGLGMSPTSRRYAISSLDEARAYLEHPVLGPRLLDCARAVLAIEGRSAEQIFGSIDARKLHSSSTLFLRAAPGEPVFQQVIDTYFGGVPDTATDRLLG encoded by the coding sequence GTGGACGACCCCTTCGAGCTATCCCGTTTCACCGAAGCCCAGGACTCGACGGGCACCTACCAGCGCGCGCTGTCGGAGCTGCAGAGCGGTTCCAAGAGAAGCCATTGGATGTGGTTCGTTTTTCCGCAGATCGCCGGCCTCGGCATGAGCCCCACGTCCCGCCGGTATGCCATTTCGTCGCTGGACGAGGCACGGGCCTACCTGGAGCACCCGGTGCTGGGCCCCCGCCTGCTCGACTGCGCCCGGGCGGTCCTTGCAATCGAGGGACGAAGCGCCGAGCAGATCTTCGGAAGCATCGACGCACGCAAGCTGCACTCGTCGTCGACCCTGTTTCTCCGCGCCGCGCCCGGTGAGCCGGTGTTCCAGCAAGTCATCGACACGTACTTCGGCGGGGTTCCCGATACAGCCACGGACCGGCTTCTCGGTTAA
- a CDS encoding GNAT family N-acetyltransferase, with the protein MAEQYEVRRFKPAAKDDPSYPASVAWMRAVAFGFHDARRSEERVDRGLEMQRADGRVMTGVYQTGPVAEHALHADIPVATFGTLDKTLNVGFGRLLDTRLVTAVTVRTSHRRRGLLRRMMAEELGLARQEGLAMAALTASEASIYGRFGYGVATSEQSIKVDTSARFVLDHTPAGSVEVADPKVLLELAPLVFDRLHRLTPGSIGRHEFYRQFASGSISRDDGEDTKVKVALHYGPDGAVDGYVSYKFGGWASTPYTMEVIDLVAATRAAYLELWQYLGAIDLVERVTWEEAPVDDPLPWALKDPRCVDASASRDMLWLRILDVQKALAARYYPVDGRLVLKVSDPLGLTGGTFALDVVRGAGVVTEDRDAEVDLELDVAALSSMYLGGVHPATLAASGRLHEKSAGAAFRAAGMFAVERPAHCLTHF; encoded by the coding sequence GTGGCAGAGCAGTACGAAGTCCGGCGGTTCAAACCTGCGGCCAAGGACGACCCGTCGTACCCGGCGTCCGTCGCCTGGATGCGCGCCGTGGCCTTCGGCTTCCACGACGCCCGCCGCAGCGAGGAGCGGGTGGACCGGGGCCTTGAGATGCAGCGCGCGGACGGGCGGGTGATGACCGGCGTTTATCAGACCGGGCCGGTCGCAGAGCACGCACTCCACGCCGACATACCGGTGGCGACGTTCGGCACGCTGGACAAGACGCTGAACGTCGGCTTCGGCCGGTTGCTTGACACCCGGCTCGTGACCGCCGTGACGGTGCGTACCTCCCACCGCCGCCGCGGGTTGCTGCGGCGGATGATGGCTGAGGAACTTGGCCTCGCACGGCAGGAGGGCCTCGCCATGGCAGCCCTCACCGCGTCGGAGGCGTCCATTTATGGCCGCTTCGGATACGGCGTCGCAACCTCCGAGCAGTCGATCAAGGTCGACACCAGTGCCCGCTTCGTCCTGGACCACACCCCGGCCGGCAGCGTCGAGGTGGCCGATCCCAAGGTGCTGCTGGAGCTGGCACCGCTGGTCTTCGACCGCCTGCACCGGCTGACGCCGGGCTCCATCGGCAGGCACGAGTTCTACCGGCAGTTCGCTTCGGGGTCCATCAGCAGGGACGACGGCGAGGACACGAAGGTCAAGGTGGCGCTGCACTACGGCCCCGACGGCGCCGTCGACGGCTACGTGTCCTACAAGTTCGGCGGCTGGGCCAGCACCCCGTACACGATGGAGGTGATCGACCTGGTCGCCGCCACCCGCGCGGCGTACCTGGAACTGTGGCAGTACCTCGGCGCCATCGATCTGGTGGAGCGCGTCACCTGGGAGGAGGCGCCCGTGGACGACCCGCTGCCGTGGGCCCTCAAGGATCCGCGCTGCGTGGACGCCTCGGCGTCGCGCGACATGCTCTGGCTGCGGATCCTGGATGTGCAGAAGGCCCTGGCGGCCCGCTACTACCCGGTCGACGGCCGGCTGGTGCTGAAAGTGTCGGATCCGCTCGGCCTGACGGGTGGGACGTTCGCCCTGGACGTCGTCCGGGGTGCCGGCGTCGTCACGGAAGACCGCGACGCTGAGGTTGACCTTGAGCTGGATGTGGCAGCGTTGTCCTCGATGTACCTTGGCGGCGTGCACCCGGCCACACTGGCCGCTTCCGGGCGGCTTCATGAGAAGTCAGCCGGTGCGGCGTTCCGCGCTGCCGGGATGTTCGCGGTCGAACGCCCGGCACACTGCCTCACGCACTTTTAG
- the rpsA gene encoding 30S ribosomal protein S1 — protein MTITSTEKPGTPVVAINDIGTAEDFLAAVDATIKYFNDGDLVEGTVVKVDRDEVLLDIGYKTEGVIPSRELSIKHDVDPGDVVSVGDQVEALVLTKEDKEGRLILSKKRAQYERAWGDIEKVKEEDGVVTGTVIEVVKGGLILDIGLRGFLPASLVEMRRVRDLAPYIGQQIEAKIIELDKNRNNVVLSRRAWLEQTQSEVRSTFLNKLEKGQVRPGVVSSIVNFGAFVDLGGVDGLVHVSELSWKHIDHPSEVVEVGQEVTVEVLEVDLDRERVSLSLKATQEDPWQTFARTHALGQVVPGKVTKLVPFGAFVRVEDGIEGLVHISELAVRHVELAEQVVSVGDELFVKVIDIDLERRRISLSLKQANEGVDADSTEFDPALYGMAAEYDEEGNYKYPEGFDPESNEWLEGYETQRAAWEQQYADAQTRWEAHKKQVVQHAADDAAAATSGESDSGTTSYSSEPAAAESNTGGGTLASDEALAALREKLTGN, from the coding sequence ATGACCATCACCTCCACCGAGAAGCCCGGTACCCCCGTAGTCGCCATCAACGACATCGGTACCGCTGAGGACTTCCTCGCAGCAGTCGACGCGACCATCAAGTACTTCAACGACGGAGACCTCGTCGAAGGTACCGTCGTCAAGGTCGACCGCGATGAAGTCCTGCTCGACATCGGTTACAAGACCGAAGGTGTCATTCCCTCCCGCGAGCTTTCCATCAAGCACGACGTTGACCCCGGAGACGTCGTCTCCGTCGGCGATCAGGTCGAAGCCCTGGTGCTCACCAAGGAAGACAAAGAAGGCCGTCTGATCCTCTCCAAGAAGCGCGCTCAGTACGAGCGCGCCTGGGGCGACATCGAGAAGGTCAAGGAAGAAGACGGTGTCGTCACCGGTACCGTCATCGAAGTTGTCAAGGGTGGTCTTATCCTCGACATCGGCCTGCGCGGCTTCCTGCCCGCATCCCTCGTCGAGATGCGTCGTGTGCGCGACCTCGCTCCGTACATCGGTCAGCAGATCGAAGCCAAGATCATCGAGCTGGACAAGAACCGCAACAACGTTGTGCTGTCCCGCCGCGCCTGGCTCGAGCAGACCCAGTCCGAGGTCCGCTCCACGTTCCTCAACAAGCTGGAAAAGGGCCAGGTCCGTCCCGGCGTCGTTTCCTCCATCGTCAACTTCGGTGCCTTCGTGGACCTGGGCGGCGTCGACGGCCTGGTTCACGTCTCCGAGCTGTCCTGGAAGCACATCGACCACCCGTCCGAGGTTGTCGAAGTCGGCCAGGAAGTCACCGTCGAGGTTCTCGAGGTCGACCTGGACCGCGAGCGCGTCTCCCTGTCGCTCAAGGCTACGCAGGAAGATCCGTGGCAGACCTTCGCCCGCACCCACGCCCTCGGCCAGGTTGTTCCGGGTAAGGTCACCAAGCTCGTTCCGTTCGGTGCGTTCGTTCGCGTCGAAGACGGCATCGAAGGCCTGGTCCACATCTCCGAGCTCGCCGTGCGTCACGTTGAGCTGGCCGAGCAGGTCGTCTCCGTTGGCGACGAGCTGTTCGTCAAGGTCATCGACATCGACCTGGAACGCCGCCGCATCTCGCTGTCCCTCAAGCAGGCCAACGAGGGCGTCGACGCCGACTCCACCGAATTCGATCCGGCTCTCTACGGCATGGCCGCAGAGTACGACGAAGAGGGCAACTACAAGTACCCGGAGGGCTTCGACCCGGAGTCCAACGAGTGGCTTGAAGGCTACGAGACGCAGCGCGCCGCCTGGGAGCAGCAGTACGCTGACGCCCAGACCCGCTGGGAAGCCCACAAGAAGCAGGTTGTCCAGCACGCTGCCGACGACGCTGCCGCTGCAACCTCCGGTGAGAGCGACTCCGGCACCACCAGCTACTCCTCCGAGCCGGCTGCAGCCGAGTCCAACACCGGTGGCGGCACGCTCGCTTCCGACGAGGCTCTTGCAGCTCTGCGTGAGAAGCTGACCGGCAACTAA
- a CDS encoding hotdog fold thioesterase has protein sequence MIDNFTPAPFAAELEAAGVPPELHDWLGRMGVGALVVKMGIRFLEMSPERTVATMPVEGNTQVAGILHGGAHVVLAETLGSFAAGMHAGPGRQALGVDVGATHHRAIASGTVTGTCTAIHLGRTLTTHEIVMTDEQGRRLSTARITNMLRDVTQQPVK, from the coding sequence ATGATCGACAATTTCACGCCCGCCCCGTTCGCCGCCGAACTGGAAGCCGCCGGTGTACCCCCGGAACTGCACGACTGGCTGGGCCGGATGGGTGTCGGCGCCCTGGTGGTGAAGATGGGGATCCGCTTCCTGGAAATGAGCCCGGAGCGCACGGTGGCGACCATGCCCGTGGAGGGCAACACGCAGGTGGCCGGGATTCTGCACGGCGGCGCCCACGTGGTGCTGGCCGAAACCCTGGGGTCGTTCGCCGCCGGCATGCATGCCGGACCCGGGCGGCAGGCGCTGGGCGTCGACGTCGGTGCGACGCATCACCGCGCCATCGCCTCCGGCACCGTGACGGGCACCTGCACGGCCATCCATCTGGGGCGCACGCTGACCACCCACGAAATTGTTATGACCGATGAGCAGGGCCGCCGGTTGTCCACGGCGCGGATCACCAACATGCTCCGCGATGTGACTCAGCAGCCAGTCAAGTAG
- a CDS encoding GNAT family N-acetyltransferase produces the protein MCQSTEPDPGVALVDVTEPVLEMLLSAALHDADADEVAPPLGTAGGWNTERISWFREYHLAAAAGLDGPAQQKTWAITAGGEIAGSIRLRRLPQAGPAPGQAGQAQVGTLGTGTLETGIWLGRSFRGRGIGVAALRLVRAEAAAAGADLLQAETTAGNAAAQALLRSAGAELTTNGPQVTARFTLS, from the coding sequence ATGTGCCAATCGACTGAGCCGGACCCCGGAGTCGCGCTGGTCGACGTCACCGAGCCGGTGCTGGAAATGCTGCTGTCAGCCGCCCTGCACGACGCCGACGCCGACGAAGTCGCCCCGCCGCTGGGCACCGCCGGGGGCTGGAACACCGAGCGGATCAGCTGGTTCCGGGAGTACCACCTGGCTGCCGCGGCAGGCCTCGACGGACCGGCGCAGCAGAAGACCTGGGCGATTACGGCCGGCGGCGAGATCGCAGGTTCCATCCGGCTGCGGCGGCTTCCGCAGGCCGGGCCGGCGCCAGGGCAGGCGGGGCAGGCGCAGGTCGGGACCCTGGGGACCGGGACCCTGGAGACCGGGATCTGGCTGGGCCGCAGCTTCCGCGGGCGCGGCATCGGCGTTGCGGCCCTGCGTTTGGTCAGGGCCGAGGCTGCGGCGGCCGGCGCAGACCTGCTGCAAGCTGAAACCACAGCCGGCAACGCGGCCGCGCAGGCCCTGCTGCGGTCCGCCGGCGCGGAACTCACGACGAACGGCCCCCAGGTCACGGCGCGCTTCACGCTCAGCTAA